A single Nocardioides bizhenqiangii DNA region contains:
- a CDS encoding alkaline phosphatase family protein: protein MSDIRTMEEFCEPAYGERSLGDVVPAVAAALGHTLDGDPRGLDLPGASSYVVFLIDGLGANLLRRHAEVAPYLASLLPTSTIGTAGVPSTTSTSLTSFGTGLVPGGHGLVGFTTRVPGTENLLNALIWDADVDPIEWQPHTTTFTRLQALGVRVSVVNKREFLGSGLTVAAHRGADYVGVDRVGERIAAVVAASAEAPSLTYVYDGDLDWTGHRWGVDSSHWLQQLAMIDHEAEQLREALPADRRLLVVADHGMVDVPQDDRIDVAADDALGSGIFLIGGEARFRHLYCVGGAVADVVDTWRATLADRAEVLTRAEAIGRGWFGPVDPVVLPRIGDVVVACRGTSAVLSTDGFPYETRLIGMHGSLTDDEMLIPLLVD from the coding sequence ATGAGCGACATCCGGACGATGGAAGAGTTCTGCGAGCCCGCCTACGGCGAGCGCTCCCTCGGCGACGTGGTCCCGGCGGTGGCGGCCGCGCTCGGCCACACCCTCGACGGCGATCCGCGCGGGCTGGACCTGCCCGGTGCGTCGTCGTACGTGGTCTTCCTCATCGACGGCCTCGGCGCCAACTTGTTGCGTCGGCACGCGGAGGTGGCGCCGTACCTCGCCTCGCTGCTGCCGACCTCGACCATCGGCACCGCCGGCGTGCCGTCCACCACCTCCACCAGCCTGACCTCGTTCGGCACCGGGCTGGTGCCCGGCGGCCACGGCCTGGTGGGATTCACCACCCGGGTGCCCGGCACCGAGAACCTCCTCAACGCGCTGATCTGGGACGCCGACGTGGATCCCATCGAGTGGCAGCCGCACACGACGACGTTCACGCGGTTGCAGGCACTCGGTGTGCGGGTCAGCGTCGTCAACAAGCGGGAGTTCCTCGGCAGCGGGCTCACGGTGGCGGCCCACCGCGGCGCCGACTACGTGGGCGTCGATCGCGTCGGGGAGCGGATCGCGGCCGTGGTGGCGGCGTCCGCCGAAGCCCCTTCGTTGACCTACGTGTACGACGGCGACCTCGACTGGACCGGGCACCGGTGGGGCGTCGACTCCAGCCACTGGCTGCAGCAGCTGGCGATGATCGACCACGAGGCCGAACAGCTTCGTGAGGCGCTGCCGGCCGACCGTCGGCTGCTGGTCGTGGCCGACCACGGCATGGTCGACGTGCCCCAGGACGACCGGATCGACGTCGCCGCGGACGATGCGCTCGGCTCGGGGATCTTCCTGATCGGCGGCGAGGCGCGTTTCCGCCACCTCTACTGCGTCGGCGGAGCGGTGGCCGACGTGGTGGACACGTGGCGGGCCACTCTCGCCGACCGCGCCGAGGTGCTGACCCGTGCGGAGGCGATCGGCCGCGGGTGGTTCGGCCCGGTCGACCCGGTGGTGCTGCCGCGGATCGGTGACGTCGTCGTGGCCTGTCGCGGCACGTCGGCGGTGCTCTCCACCGACGGCTTCCCCTACGAGACCCGGCTGATCGGCATGCACGGCTCGCTCACCGACGACGAGATGCTGATCCCGCTCCTCGTCGACTGA
- a CDS encoding DUF5998 family protein, whose amino-acid sequence MPDVRSRTSEDRDRAPELREALDRTGYYPEVVADAVAEAVGGEHVVSFYVHHEPTFERDEVRRHQSVIVLTPSRLILAHTDEHAGDDLLPEPYTSTSTEAVNLSAVSSVVVTRMTANPTAGPQPPVEAVLTIGWGAVHRVDLEPAGCNDPQCEADHGYTGTLSSDDFSLRVSAAADGSDAVGGLLSFAASLSARTRG is encoded by the coding sequence ATGCCTGACGTCCGTTCCCGAACCTCCGAAGACCGGGACCGCGCGCCCGAGCTCCGCGAGGCGCTCGACCGCACCGGCTACTACCCGGAGGTGGTCGCGGACGCGGTGGCGGAGGCGGTCGGGGGCGAGCACGTCGTGTCCTTCTACGTGCACCACGAGCCGACGTTCGAGCGCGACGAGGTACGCCGTCACCAGAGCGTGATCGTCCTGACCCCGAGCCGGCTGATCCTCGCCCACACCGACGAGCACGCCGGCGACGACCTGCTCCCGGAGCCCTACACCTCGACCTCGACGGAGGCGGTCAATCTCAGCGCGGTGTCGTCGGTGGTCGTGACCCGGATGACGGCCAACCCGACCGCGGGCCCGCAGCCGCCGGTCGAGGCGGTGCTCACCATCGGATGGGGCGCCGTGCACCGGGTCGACCTGGAGCCTGCCGGCTGCAACGACCCCCAGTGCGAGGCCGACCACGGCTACACCGGCACCCTGTCCTCGGACGACTTCTCGCTCCGGGTGTCGGCTGCCGCGGACGGCTCGGACGCCGTCGGTGGCCTGTTGTCCTTCGCCGCGTCGCTCTCCGCCCGTACCCGCGGATGA
- a CDS encoding bifunctional acetate--CoA ligase family protein/GNAT family N-acetyltransferase yields the protein MTESGTPTEEIGPPPTHWEADVLLRDGRTAHIRPIRSDDEQLMVEFYARVSDESKYYRFFSPMPKLSERDVRRFTHVDHRERVALVMILGGRMIAVGRFDVVRPSEAEVAFLVEDQHQGRGIGQLLLEHLAQAGRERGVERFVAEVLPDNSRMIQTFRDAGYRVASEYADGVVTLEFPIDPTDTAIGVMHDREHVAESASIHRFFHPESVAIIGASRRQDTIGQLLVRNLVTADFTGRVYVVNPSATAVSGMPAYKSVNEIPDDVDVAIVAVPAEAVTDVVLDCAAKGVHGLIVISSGFAETGEEGRHRQRHLVGLSRSYGLRLIGPNCLGVINTDPGVSVNASLSSVMPARGRAGFFCQSGALGSAILEKVKNRGLGISTFVSAGNRADVSGNDLLQYWEEDEATEVVMMYLESIGNPRKFSRIARRVSMRKPIVAVRSGRTTQGVPMGHTVRQISAPQAAVDAMFRQAGIIQVDTLEDMFDVAQLLAHQPLPRGRRVAIVGNSDALGLLAADAASAVGLLVNRSVALGSDATAEDFEDALDEAIDDPDIDSVIAVYIPPLNVSGDEVANVLAAVGEQSDKPLVSSFLGAEGIPELLRVPDVAGSTAGRGSVPSYPAVEAAVRALALVVEYAVWLRAPDSLPSDPGDVQPAVARQMVQRLLVDRQEEVQLDRDQVTELLASYNIDLWPAVPISSLKEANAAAKRLGWDVVLKATRESVRERPDAQHVWRNIDSTTEMKEAWGTLNGMVPDPADAAFVVQKTAPAGVPVSIRSFEDPLFGPVVSFGISGPIVELLGDWSYRIPPLREHDVAAMVREVKSSPLLFGYRGAEPVDIGSIERLITKVAHLQNDLPEVSALELSLALAGVDGVTVLTAAARLAPVRDPRPDSLVRRLPDVTLTLPG from the coding sequence GTGACCGAGTCCGGGACACCCACCGAGGAGATCGGGCCGCCGCCCACCCACTGGGAGGCCGACGTCCTGCTGCGCGACGGTCGTACGGCGCACATCCGGCCGATCCGGTCCGACGACGAGCAGCTGATGGTCGAGTTCTACGCGCGGGTCTCGGACGAGTCGAAGTACTACCGGTTCTTCTCGCCGATGCCGAAGCTGTCGGAGCGCGACGTGCGGCGGTTCACGCACGTCGACCACCGCGAACGGGTGGCGCTGGTGATGATCCTCGGCGGGCGGATGATCGCTGTCGGCCGGTTCGACGTGGTCCGACCGTCGGAGGCAGAGGTCGCCTTCCTGGTCGAGGACCAGCACCAAGGCCGCGGCATCGGACAGCTGCTGCTCGAGCACCTCGCCCAGGCCGGCCGGGAGCGCGGGGTCGAGCGGTTCGTCGCCGAGGTGCTCCCCGACAACAGCCGGATGATCCAGACCTTCCGCGACGCGGGCTACCGCGTGGCGAGTGAGTACGCCGACGGCGTGGTCACCCTCGAGTTCCCCATCGACCCCACCGACACGGCCATCGGCGTGATGCACGACCGCGAGCACGTGGCTGAGTCGGCGTCCATCCACCGCTTCTTCCACCCGGAGTCGGTCGCGATCATCGGCGCGAGCCGCCGGCAGGACACGATCGGCCAGCTGCTCGTCCGCAACCTGGTGACGGCGGACTTCACGGGCCGGGTCTACGTGGTGAACCCGTCGGCCACGGCGGTCAGCGGCATGCCGGCGTACAAGTCGGTCAACGAGATCCCCGACGACGTCGACGTCGCGATCGTCGCCGTACCCGCGGAAGCCGTGACCGACGTGGTGCTCGACTGCGCGGCCAAGGGCGTGCACGGCCTGATCGTGATCTCGTCCGGCTTCGCCGAGACCGGCGAGGAGGGCCGGCACCGGCAGCGGCACCTGGTCGGGCTGTCCCGTTCCTACGGACTCCGGCTGATCGGGCCCAACTGCCTCGGCGTCATCAACACCGACCCCGGTGTCTCCGTCAACGCGTCGCTCTCGTCGGTGATGCCGGCACGTGGTCGGGCCGGGTTCTTCTGCCAGTCCGGTGCCCTCGGCTCCGCGATCCTGGAGAAGGTCAAGAACCGCGGCCTCGGCATCTCGACGTTCGTCAGCGCCGGCAACCGTGCCGACGTCTCCGGCAACGACCTGCTCCAGTACTGGGAGGAGGACGAGGCCACCGAGGTCGTGATGATGTACCTCGAGTCGATCGGTAACCCGCGCAAGTTCTCCCGGATCGCCCGGCGGGTCTCGATGCGCAAGCCGATCGTCGCCGTGCGGTCCGGCCGCACCACCCAAGGCGTCCCGATGGGCCACACCGTGCGTCAGATCTCCGCTCCTCAGGCTGCCGTCGACGCGATGTTCCGCCAGGCCGGGATCATCCAGGTCGACACCCTCGAGGACATGTTCGACGTCGCGCAGCTGCTCGCCCACCAGCCGCTGCCACGCGGACGCCGGGTCGCGATCGTCGGCAACTCCGACGCGCTCGGACTGCTCGCCGCTGATGCCGCCTCCGCGGTCGGCCTGCTGGTCAACCGCTCGGTCGCACTCGGGTCCGACGCGACCGCCGAGGACTTCGAGGACGCGCTCGACGAGGCGATCGACGACCCTGACATCGACTCCGTGATCGCCGTCTACATCCCGCCGCTCAACGTCTCCGGCGACGAGGTCGCCAACGTGCTCGCCGCCGTGGGGGAGCAGTCCGACAAGCCGCTCGTGTCGTCCTTCCTCGGCGCCGAGGGCATCCCCGAGCTGCTCCGCGTGCCCGACGTCGCCGGCTCGACGGCCGGCAGGGGATCGGTGCCGTCGTACCCGGCGGTGGAGGCCGCGGTGCGCGCGCTCGCGCTGGTGGTCGAGTACGCCGTGTGGTTGCGCGCTCCTGACAGCCTGCCGTCCGACCCGGGCGACGTGCAGCCGGCCGTCGCCCGGCAGATGGTGCAGCGGTTGCTCGTGGACCGGCAGGAGGAGGTGCAGCTCGATCGGGACCAGGTCACCGAGCTGCTCGCTTCGTACAACATCGACCTGTGGCCGGCCGTCCCCATCTCGTCCCTCAAGGAGGCGAACGCCGCCGCTAAGCGCCTCGGGTGGGACGTCGTGCTCAAGGCGACCCGGGAGTCGGTGCGGGAACGACCCGACGCCCAGCACGTCTGGCGCAACATCGACAGCACCACGGAGATGAAGGAGGCGTGGGGGACCCTCAACGGAATGGTCCCGGACCCTGCCGACGCGGCGTTCGTGGTGCAGAAGACCGCGCCGGCCGGCGTGCCGGTCTCGATCCGGTCGTTCGAGGACCCGCTGTTCGGGCCGGTGGTCTCCTTCGGCATCTCCGGCCCGATCGTCGAGCTGCTCGGCGACTGGTCCTACCGGATCCCGCCGTTGCGGGAGCACGACGTCGCCGCGATGGTGCGCGAGGTCAAGAGCTCACCGCTGCTCTTCGGTTACCGCGGTGCCGAGCCGGTCGACATCGGGTCAATCGAGCGACTGATCACCAAGGTCGCGCACCTCCAGAACGACCTGCCGGAGGTGAGCGCCCTCGAGCTGTCGCTCGCGCTGGCGGGCGTCGACGGGGTGACCGTGCTGACGGCGGCCGCAAGGCTGGCGCCGGTGCGTGACCCGCGCCCCGACTCGCTGGTGCGGCGGCTGCCCGACGTCACCCTCACGCTGCCTGGGTGA
- a CDS encoding SigE family RNA polymerase sigma factor, with translation MAARDRSAFAEFVAARSGALHRAAYLMVGDVGLAQDLVQEALTKTYVAWPRLRDPANAEAYTRKAITTTAITWFRKKSWYGERTAEHVPETADAGHADAVAARTSLMQALAQLPPRQRAVIVLRYYEDLTEAQTAAMLGCAVGTVKSQGSAALSKLRDLMGDQLDVTDLINNEEVPA, from the coding sequence ATGGCTGCTCGGGACAGGTCCGCTTTCGCGGAGTTCGTCGCGGCCCGGTCGGGCGCGCTGCACCGTGCCGCCTACCTGATGGTCGGCGACGTCGGGCTGGCCCAGGACCTGGTCCAGGAGGCGCTCACCAAGACCTACGTCGCGTGGCCTCGGCTGCGCGACCCCGCCAATGCCGAGGCCTACACCCGCAAGGCGATCACCACCACGGCGATCACCTGGTTCCGCAAGAAGAGCTGGTACGGCGAGCGCACGGCCGAGCACGTGCCGGAGACCGCCGACGCGGGTCATGCCGACGCGGTCGCCGCACGGACCTCGCTGATGCAGGCGCTCGCGCAGCTGCCGCCCCGGCAGCGCGCGGTCATCGTCCTCCGCTACTACGAGGACCTCACCGAGGCGCAGACCGCCGCGATGCTCGGCTGCGCCGTGGGCACCGTGAAGAGCCAGGGCTCCGCCGCGCTCAGCAAGCTGCGTGACCTGATGGGCGACCAGCTCGACGTCACCGACCTGATCAACAACGAGGAGGTGCCGGCATGA